Part of the Anopheles coluzzii chromosome 3, AcolN3, whole genome shotgun sequence genome is shown below.
GCAAGAATTAGAAACATAGAAACGAGCGCGAGTGCAATTTTTAGTAAGAATTCAACGATGGAACAGCCGATCGAACCCGATGTAGAGGTTACCTTTACAATGCCTAGCTTTAATTTATCCACCGATCCGACGGCCGAAGCGGATGCAAAGCAACCACAACCAACATCGATTCCTGCAACGACAAACGCAACGATTCCAGCAACCGGTGGTGGCAACGCAAATGTCGCAGTACCTGCCACTCCAAAGCGAAGAGGCAGCGCAGTGAAAGAGCACACATCCGATTCTAAATTACAGAAACTAGAAGAGAAGGCCACCAAGGCTCAGGAGGCCTATGAGAAGGAAGAGAAGCTGCGCAAGGAGCTGGAGGCCCTCAACAGCAAGCTGCTGGCTGAGAAGACCGCTCTCTTGGACTCGCTGTCCGGTGAGAAGGGTGCCCTCCAGGAATACCAGGAGAAGGCCGCCAAGCTGACCGCCCAGAAGAACGACCTGGAGAACCAGCTGCGCGTAAGTATCCCGTGTTATGGTGGAAGTGCTTACAACTATAGGGCGATCTTTGCAAAGATCGTCTTTGTGTCGTTCGCCCGCCCGCCAGCGGATGCTGCGTTTGCTCACTATACTTACTATTACTGTGTTGTTTCGTGCGCGGTTCTATCGTTCTACAGGACACCCAGGAGCGCCTGGCCCAGGAAGAGGATGCCCGCAACCAGCTCTTCCAGACCAAGAAGAAGTTGGAGCAGGAAATCGGCAGCCAGAAGAAGGATGCTGAGGACCTGGAACTGCAGATCCAGAAGATTGAGCAGGACAAGGCCTCGAAGGATCACCAGATCCGCAACTTGAATGATGAGATCGCCCACCAGGATGAGCTCATCAACAAGCTGAACAAGGAGAAGAAGATGCAGGGTGAGGTCAACCAGAAGACCGCCGAAGAGCTGCAGGCCGCCGAAGACAAGGTGAACCACCTGAACAAGGTGAAGGCCAAGCTGGAGCAGACTCTGGATGAGCTGGAGGACTCGCTTGAGCGCGAGAAGAAGCTGCGCGGTGACGTCGAGAAGGCTAAGCGCAAGGTTGAGGGTGACCTCAAGCTGACCCAGGAGGCTGTTGCCGATCTGGAGCGCAACAAGAAGGAGCTGGAGCAGACCGTCCTGCGCAAGGATAAGGAGATCTCCGCCCTGTCTGCCAAGCTGGAAGACGAGCAGTCGCTGGTTGgcaagctgcagaagcagatCAAGGAACTGCAGGCTCGCATTGAGGAGCTCGAGGAGGAAGTCGAGGCCGAGCGTCAGGCCCGCGCCAAGGCTGAGAAGCAGCGTGCTGATCTGGCCCGCGAGCTCGAGGAGCTGGGCGAGCGTCTGGAGGAGGCTGGCGGTGCCACCTCGGCCCAGATTGAGCTGAACAAGAAGCGTGAGGCTGAGCTGGCTAAGCTGCGCCGCGATCTGGAGGAAGCCAACATCCAGCATGAGGGCACTCTGGCTAACCTGCGCAAGAAGCACAACGATGCCGTCGCTGAGATGGCCGAGCAGGTCGATCAGCTGAACAAACTGAAGACCAAGTGAGTATCGCGTAATGCCCCATCCTTCATAGGGTCTTGTGGGGCCCTGTTTACCTTTCTTTCGCAGGTCTGGTTGCAAGTGCCCTAACGACGCCACAAAGGGATTGCTGTTTGGTTGGAATGCGCGAAACGGTTGATCTAAACTGCatatttctttctcttttctttctcgCAATCTATATCTGCTCttgccaaacaaacaaaaaatctcttGCTTCTCGTACGCTCGTGGGGTGATATTTGCGGgaaatatgaaaacaaaacgcaataCTAACCAGGGCTGAACATGACCGCGCTAACATGTACAATGAGCTGAACAACACTCGTACTGCCTGCGATCAGCTGTCCCGCGAAAAGGTAACGTATCGGACACAGCCATGGAAAGGCATCTGCTCTTTCATACCACCGACGACCGCGTGCCCATGGGTGTACAACATGAATTACACTACAacaagggaaaacaaaaagccgAAGGAATCGACTAGCTTTCCTTTTCACCTCCTTCCCTATATTACATATCCAACCAAAGCAAAATTCAACCAACGAAGCAATTGAACCGATCCACAAACAGAGTACCAGACACGGACAGCAACACAACGGCAACAGAAGTGGCGATTGTGGCACATAACATAGAATGTGCTAAAGATGATCTTCATCTGCCTAGCAAACGTTGACAATTTCTATCAAAATCGAATATGTTTCATTTACAAACGAATGGTCCAACACAGAAATCATATATTCTCTTTCTGTTCACAATACTTATTCTCCTCAGAGCTGAGAAAGAGCGTACTCAATACTTTGCTGAGTTGAACGATGCCCGCATCGGTTGCGATCAGCTTTCCAATGAAAAGGTATACAGAGGCCATTAGCAATATTCAGCGTTCTTGTGCTCTTTCCGCTGCTGAATACTACTGATCTTACTAAAGAGTTGAATTTCATAGCTCTCTAAAACTTTCTACCAGAATCATTTTTAACCGTTTTGCTTCTTAAAATCTATAAGCAATTTACTACAACCCAATGCGCAGGCTAAAACACTACTGCAAACGATGTCTTTATTGACTTGCCGAATTACGCTGTAAATATATTTCGCCTTCTTTTCGAATGTATCGCCGTAAGCTCTACTCTGAGTAATCTTCTAAATTGAAATATTGGCTGCCTCTTCAACAATTTACTCTACTGCCAAATTCATTCATactaacacacatacacacaaacattcacTTTCTATCATTACTACTGTGTATATGACAAATTCCATTTCTACTTCAGTAAATTTACACACTTATATTTCCTTTAAAATTTCACTAGCCATACCAATTCACATAACCATCTTGTTGATACACTCACTCGGCTATACGCATCCTCTGTACAGAGCCAGATGTTTGACTACTGCGTACAGCGCAGCATGTGCCACTTGCTAACCCGTTTCTTTGATCGTGATGTACACAGGCCGCCCAGGAGAAGATCGccaagcagctgcagcacacTCTGAACGAAGTACAAAGCAAGTTGGACGAAACCAACCGCACTCTGAACGATTTCGATGCCTCCAAGAAGAAGCTGTCGATCGAGAACTCCGATCTGCTGCGCCAGCTGGAGGACGCCGAGTCGCAGGTGTCGCAGCTGAGCAAGATCAAGATCTCGCTCACTCAGCAGCTCGAGGATACCAAGCGTCTTGCCGACGAGGAGGCTCGCGAGCGCGCCACCCTGCTGGGCAAGTTCCGCAACCTGGAGCACGACCTGGACAACCTGCGCGAGCAGGTTGAGGAGGAGGCTGAGGGCAAGGGAGACATCCAGCGCCAGCTCAGCAAGGCCAACGCTGAGGCTCAGCTGTGGCGCAGCAAGTACGAGTCGGAGGGCGTTGCCCGTGCCGAGGAGCTCGAGGAGGCCAAGCGTAAGCTGCAGGCCCGCCTTGCCGAGGCTGAGGAGACCATCGAGTCGCTGAACCAGAAGTGCATTGCACTGGAGAAGACCAAGCAGCGCCTGGCCACCGAGGTCGAGGATCTGCAGCTCGAGGTTGACCGTGCCTCGTCGATTGCCAACGCTGctgagaagaagcagaaggcGTTCGACAAGATCATTGGAGAATGGAAGCTGAAGGTCGACGATCTGGCCGCCGAGCTGGATGCCTCGCAGAAGGAGTGCCGCAACTACTCGACCGAGCTGTTCCGTCTGAAGGGTGCCTACGAGGAGGGCCAGGAGCAGCTTGAAGCCGTCCGCCGTGAGAACAAGAACTTGGCCGATGAGGTCAAGGATCTGCTGGACCAGATCGGTGAGGGTGGCCGCAACATCCACGAGATCGAGAAGTCGCGCAAGCGCCTGGAGGCCGAGAAGGACGAGCTGCAGGCCGCCCTCGAGGAGGCTGAAGCCGCCCTGGAGCAGGAGGAGAACAAGGTTCTGCGTGCTCAGCTTGAACTGTCTCAGGTCCGTCAAGAAATTGACCGCCGCATCCAGGAGAAGGAAGAAGAGTTCGAGAACACTCGCAAGAACCACCAGCGCGCCCTGGACTCGATGCAGGCTTCCCTGGAGGCCGAAGCCAAGGGCAAGGCCGAGGCTCTGCGTATGAAGAAGAAGCTGGAAGCCGACATCAACGAGCTGGAGATTGCTCTGGATCACGCCAACAAGGtaagcaaacgaacgaacagcATCCCCATCCGGTGCCAGCAGCACCATCTGAAACAAAACTAACCCGATAATCCACTCGTTTCATACGCAGGCTAACGCTGAGGCCCAGAAGAACATCAAGcgctaccagcagcagctgaaggaCGTCCAGAGCGCCCTGGAGGAGGAACAGCGCGCCCGCGACGATGCCCGCGAGCAGCTGGGTATCTCGGAGCGCCGTGCCAACGCTCTCCAGAACGAACTGGAGGAGTCGCGCACCCTGTTGGAGCAGGCCGACCGTGGCCGTCGCCAGGCCGAGCAGGAGCTCAGCGATGCTCACGAGCAGCTGAACGAAGTGTCCGCCCAGAACGCTTCGATCGCCGCCGCCAAGAGGAAGCTCGAGTCTGAGCTGCAGACCCTGCACTCCGACCTGGATGAGCTGCTGAACGAGGCCAAGAACTCCGAGGAGAAGGCCAAGAAGGCTATGGTTGATGCCGCTCGTCTGGCTGATGAGCTGCGCGCCGAGCAGGACCATGCCCAGACCCAGGAGAAGCTGCGCAAGGCGCTTGAGCAGCAGATCAAGGAGCTGCAGGTCCGCCTGGATGAGGCCGAATCGAACGCCCTGAAGGGAGGCAAGAAGGCTATCCAGAAGCTGGAGCAGCGCGTCCGCGAGCTCGAGTCGGAGCTGGACAGCGAACAGAGACGACATGCCGATGCCCAGAAGAACCTGCGCAAGTCGGAGCGTCGCATCAAGGAGCTGACCTTCCAGTCGGAGGAAGACCGCAAGAACCACGAGCGCATGCAGGATCTGGTTGACAAGCTGCAGCAGAAGATCAAGACTTACAAGAGGCAGATTGAGGAAGCCGAGGAGATCGCCGCCCTCAACTTGGCCAAGTTCCGTAAGGCCCAGCAGGAGCTGGAGGAAGCCGAGGAGCGTGCCGACATTGCCGAACAAGCTGCCACCAAATTCCGCACCAAGGGAGGACGTGCCGGTTCCGTACAGCGTGGTGCTAGCCCAGCAGTAAGTACCATGTAAACAAGGGCTGGTCCCAGCCCCCTCTCGCCTCAGTCAGCATGCCATCAACCTTTTTCGCAGTGCTTTTCAACCCAATGTTCTATCTGAGTACTTTTGAATCATCCACGCCATTTTTAACCGCTCGTGCTGCACAGGCAGCCGAGCGCGCAACGCGAACCCTTTGCtagaggaaaaaagaaaagaaaggttAGCCATCTGAATTCACTCATTTGCGCGGTTTGGCCAATTTTTATTACTAGTGGGCACCAGAGAGGGGCCATTCAGAATAAAGTCGAGTCGCGAATTTGTTAAGAAacgaaatagaaaataattgaGCGGATTACGGCTTCGTGCAGAGGATCCGACCTAGCTTAGCTTCTCTCTCCTCAGCTGAACCCTTAAGAAGATaaagaaaacagaacaaaaaacagaaacaacagcaacatcagcgTAAAATCCTTTCACACCTCGGTGAAAAACTTTATTCGAGAAGAATAAAATCGAATGATGCGAATGATATAATGATAACTTAGCTGCAATTTTCATCACCCTAGTTCGCTTTCCGTTGTGGGTTTTCTacagttttgtttgctacATAGCTATATCATCTCAACCGCAACGAATCTTTTCTTACTACTTACCCACTCTTTTGTatcttgtttatttattttttttatatctacCTTTGTATTTGCTATCGAATCtaccttttgtttttgttttatatccTACTGTTACCGCGAAGATGCTTCTCTCTTCATCCATTAAACCGAATGCAATCAGAATTACCAAATACAGTTGTACTGGAAGTCTGctaaaacgaaacgaaaccaataattcttcctttctttgtaTCAATCCAGCCGTCGGTGGTCAGAGCGTAAAGCGTGTCCGCTGACTCCCAAGCAGTTGTGTTTGATTGAGAGTATGTGTATGCGAACCGTTTTTACGACCAAAGAAATCCCAAAAGAATCCCGAAGCCTTCCTAGCAACCCCCCTCTCTACTGATACGATTGCGATTATTCCTTCGactcttcgtcttcttctgcCTTCACTTCTAcgtcttattcttcttctcgcCACCGAGCTGCAACTGCACTTCTGCAAAGAGCAAACTTTATGATacgactgtgtgtgtatgtgtgtatccAAAACGAAACTAGAACCCAAAATCCCACCATTGCAAAGTATCCGCCACCTACCATAGCGTTCGGCTTGATCAGGCCAACCAGTAAGTGCTCTTTAGCTCTCCGCAAGCCACCGATAATGGGGTTTTGCATGAGcaagtttattattttctgtttctttttttgtgttacaaTAACATATTTACCAAACATTTCCAATTGTTTCAATTGTTCCCCGTTATTGTACCCTATTTCCGTACCTACTCCAACAATCTGTAAAGGATGTCTTATACTCCTTCTCTCTCTgtattcctttttgtttctgctAATCTACTGATATTTTACCAAAACGACTAAATGTCTCCAACCAATGAAGCACCCATTAACCGAGAGCATTGTGTAGTATTATTAGCCTCATTGTCTCATTAGTGTACTATTTGTAATCGACCCGATTTAATCACATCACACCGAACAGCCCTGTACAACTCGATCATCCGCCAAACGAGCCCCTCTCATCTCACGATCGAACATACGAACGAACCCTTGAACAAGCTGGCGATGCGCAATGGGAGTTCCACCTCATTTTACTACCTACCTTTCTTCAGAAATCAGAATCGTCAATTTCTTTCACTCGATAGCACACATTatgcacagtgtgtaaaccaTTTGAGCATGGTTTCATTTCTCATGCATTTCTGGGAAGCTGTTCCCTTGGAACGACGCACAGCCATCTCATGGCATACTCACATCACATTTCATTcggtgagagtgtgtgtgtgcaatgtgttgtttttaccATTTTCTCTAACTGTCAGCTGTCGTAGAAGTTTCTTATCCCCCCATTAGCTGCCGGTGCAAAAGCCGGCTCCAAGCTACCCTACCCCCGCCACTCACTTCCTTCGCACAGCTTACCAAAAGCAATACTGACTCTGGGGTACGACCCCTGCcgtttctcttctctttttgcAGCCCCAGAGACAGCCGTCTGCCATGCCTGCTCTTGCAGGACTGAACCTTCCCACATTCGACGATCACGGTTTCTAAATTCGTTCAGCACACAACACCAACCCCCAAACAGCAACAGAACAACAGCGCAGTACACCACCTTCAGCAGCACAGGGAGTCACACCATCCAACCCTGTGTGCATCTGTTAACACTTTAGTGTCGTAACCCCGCACCAGCAAAACAAGTGTCCGCTAATCCTTTCTGTGAGTCGAGGTGTGTCCGTTCTAATGATCAGCTCCTTCTCCACGCATATCAACCCGGGGCAGCGGCACAGCGCACAAATTCGCCCTTCCCGTCAGTGACCCGCCGCCGGAAGTCGTTCGAAGCCGTTAACTATCGAAtacaaaacatgaaaaaagaGACACGTAACAACATCAACATAAAATGTACCGCGCCGGTACACAGGGAGCTAAGGAATGGGGCACGAaacatcaccagcagcaacatcgGTGCCGCGTTCGGTAAGCCAGAAAAGTAGGTAGCGGATGGAGAACGGAAAGTACTTTCGGACCACCTGTCATCCACCCGCGTCCGGACAGAggaaggaaaagggaaaagaatcAAATCTTACAGCAGCGTCGCAAATGGAAAGCTaactaaaaaaagaaaaaagagacacacaacacacgagcACGAGCAAAAAATACAAAGTTTAGGACATCTACTATCAATGGAAACACGTACGTTTGATTGGACAAACGGTTTTACGTTAAAGCTAATACGTCAGCCCTTTAAACTAGAACGCTAAAACagatttgttcttttttggcaCTTTCCCCTTCCTTCTTGGCTGTTGCTTTCCGCTTTTCTGCACCTGCACCTACTTTTCACCCCGGCACCCGGACGCATTCCTGACCCCATTGCCGGCGCGCCATCGAAATCGACAACCGAAATTCATCTCCATCACGAATCAGTGCGGTTACGGCCGCGGTTCGGTGAAATGAAGCGCCGGGCTGCACGCCCGTGTTCGAAGTGTGTCGGTCGGAAGACGATCTATTGAAACGAATGCGATCACCCTGAAAATCAACAGCGACCACGTGAGGCCCACATGAAGAAAAGCCAACAGCGACACGTGGAGTTCCCTGAACCCTCCAtatgcaaaagaagaaaacacaaaagcaTAAAGAGCGAAAATCAATCCCACtcggaagaagatgaagaacaaaaacaaaaagaaaacattcacgctaagcaaaagcaacaacaacaacggctttgcacaattgaattgaaaaacaaTCCGTTTTATATATCCGCTGTACTGCGAGTTGGTGACGACGAAGGTGGTGTGGGACATTTGAACCAAAGAGATCGATACTAAGAAGAACCCAAGGAAAACcatgaaaaactaaacaaacggAATACTTAGACATTAATGAACATCAAAACAGAAATGATAATGATTTGCAAATAGTGTTTATACAGAGTTTTTACTTCAAACCTATCCCATATTTGCTTTTGTACACCACCAACCAACGTTCAGTTTTAAATTATCCGTCGAACAAAGTTTCATTTACTATCTCCAGTTCCCTTTTCCCCAATTGCCACAGACACAACAGTCAACTCCACCCTTCGTTCTTCGAGTATGGTTTTGTacgttgtttaattttttgtatcCGTGGCAAACAGTTTTCGctctgaatgttttttttaattatattttttataacaaaagtaatacaaaatgtatttatttttataatttaaaaagatGAGAGAAGGTAATAATAACGAAATAAGATACTTCTATTCGAAAATGAATGCAACTGTGTGATTGGTTTCGGGTTCGGGAGCGATCGGGGAAAatctgggggggggggggggtgggggggtgtTTAACCATGATATCACAAGCACTTATTAGCATTATGTTGTGGAAAGAAACATTATAAAGGCTGCAGTAAATAGACGAAGCTTAATAAAAGCAACAAGGGTTAGAATATGATCGAAGCTGCAACTTTTTCGCCATATTTTTCACGCGCGCGCTCCATCCTTCGTAGGTTGAGTGTACCAAGTGCTGCTTACACGTTGGGAAATCAGCAACATTAAGATTACGATAATGTGAGGCGCGATCACTTACTCGTTTGACGCGCAAGCTTCTACAAAGTTGGGTGACATCGATTCCCAACCAGACCGACGTTCAGTTACAAAGAATGGCTATCCGGTTATGAAATAGTAGTAAGTGTTCCTGTGTAGAGAAGTATAACCACACATATCGTAACGccatagaagaaaaagaatgtCAAGatcaatgttttatttgtgtatAATTATACACATACTTATCTTAGgatattgtttaatttttgaattgtttgtttCTCGTTCTTTAGATAACAGTGATCCGTGTGAACGTTTCTAAAAAGTTGAATGCTTACAGGAGTTTCATCCCTGATTCATCCCGATAACAATGAGCAGTTTAGGCAGGAGAATGATAGATcggagcgagagcgagagcgactCGAGAGCATTAGATAAACGAAAGTGAGCGAAGACGGGCGTTTATTGGAAATGAACGAATAAAGTACcgttatattattattcttattattattcttattcttattattagtattattattatagttattattattattattattattattattattattattattattatgatgatgattattattattattattattattattattattattattattttattattattattattattattttattattattattattattattattattattattattattattattattattattattattattattattattattattattattattataattattattattattattattattattattattattattattattattattcttgttattattattattattattattattattattattattattattattattattattattattattattattattattattattattattattattattattattattattattattattattattattattattattattattattattattattattattattattattattattattattattattattattgttattattattattattattattattattcttgttattattattattattattattattattattattattattattattattattattattattattattattattattattattattattattattattattattattattattattattattattattattattattattattattattattattattattattattattattattattattattattattattattattattattgttattattattattattattattattattattattattattattattattattattattattattattattattattattattattactattattattattattattattattattattattattattattattattattattattattattatcgcAGCTGATGGATCTGAGAAACACAAAGTGCCTGAATGCCAATGATACCTACCCCTCCTATTTTTCGTGGCAGGGTTACTCTCTCGACGGATGCTTTTAGGTGACGCGagagattattattattattatcaatattattactattattaacATTTTACTGAAGTTTTTTGAGCTGAAGATTCAGTAATCCTTGCAGTAAAAGAAATGTTAACTGAATCATTCGGTAATGTTCGGGGCTCTCCAAAATGACTGCTCGTTTACTAAAATTACAATAAAGCCTTTCGcatattactgatttttcagtagtTGGTAGCTATTAAAAAGCGATGGAATATTGCTTTAAAATTAAGTTTTTATTAATGCAAAGATATTGCCAGTCCCTCAGTTCATATTCATCAATGTTTTACGTTATTTGatacagtttttatactgttTTTTGCCATAACATTTGATGATGGCTCAGTAATCGCTCACAGACATCACGAAATTTTAGCAACCACAGTTAATTGTGGCAAAGATGTTAAACACCAACACGACCGCAAATACTTTAAAATTAGTTCTGCAAGTCGAAATATCACCTTATTTTTATCGGGATGACTGTAACCATCTAccaaattaaattttgatcATCATGCGCAAGAGGACACCGCGTTACTTTGTTTTGATGTCGATTTGACATAatgaattgctgcattttcagtaatttgttttgttgatattCAGTGAAACGACCAATTTGACACtgattttactgattttcagttaaattttcattactgaaatgcattcagtaAATTGTGTTACTGCAAATAagtaaaaacatgacattTTTGCTGAAAAccagtaaaatattctattactgTATcgtttcagcaaaaaaaaactttgctgaagcaggatgagaaaatttgccGTGTAAGAATGGGAAtggatttatgaaaaaaattgtGCGTTAAAAGGGATATTTAAAGAGCTTTACAGACAATACTTTcaacataataaaataatgaacatGTTCAATTATACATTTACTAATTTATATTGGTTTCTTTTAATTGATCAAcagtgaaatgtttcattgtAAGTTATCACTTTATTTTACACTCTTCAATGGGATATTCTAGTCACCCGTATTTCCCGTAGCAAATAATAAGCAGCAAAATTAATAAAGTCGTTTTGGGACTAAAAACATTACAGCTATGAATCATTCCGCATATGCATAGTTTACGACCTTTCCTTTGGTGTAACCCAAGTTAATAGTATAATGATGAAGCAATGCGCATTCTTATTCCTCTCTGCATTGTTTGCTGTCTCTTTTAAAAACAACTTTGCTGTTCATTCAAAAGCTGTTTCAATGCACAGTAGTACAGTAACGCTTTACGATCGCTGGGTTCAGCACTATATACTATGCACGCTGATCATGTTTAGTCTTTCCCCTATTAGCCATCATTTCTGGCTGATATTGTTTGGGCTGCACACGAGCTAGTTGTAAATTTTGTGCAATATACTGCGAAAACCACGAACTGAGCCGTTTGCCCGCACCAAACTCTTCACACGTAGCCAGAAACACATCATTCAGCTGTGGCAAGATCGCATGATCGAGTGTCGGAAAGAGATGATGCAAATAGTGATCACCGAAGGTGGTTAACACTTTCAACAACGATCCCTCCACACCTCTTCGCTCTACAATTGTGGCCATCTGGTAAAgtccaaaatccatgtcattactaccgaaaagaaaagaaagagataatAGGTTTAATATGATTCGATAGTGAAATTAACATAGAAATCTGTGTAGGAAAACGTACGGAAATAAATCACCGGAATGCAGTGCTTTCGGATGATGATGGCCAGCGCTCAGTCCAATAAGCCCAAAGAAGAAGCTGGCCATCAACACCACAAACAGCCACAGTTGGAAAATTACACCGATGCGTTCCGGATTGGTAGCGTACATAAAGGCGGGCAGCAGGAAAGGAATTAGATCGTCCAGATGAAACCGGTTCTTCCCTTGGCTGAAGCTATCCATCAACCGCTTGAGGTACTCGCTCAGAAAGATCGAGCCGTATATAAACGGCCCATAGAACCAGGAACCGTACCGCTGGAAGCTGTTCTTAAGATCCGCCCACGGTAGATAGCACAGGAAGGGCTCGAACGACGAAATTTCCATATCGAGCACTGAATTCGGGAACAGGTGGTGAGAAATGGCGTGCGATACACGCCACTCCCTGAAAGAGTTCAAAACAACGAGAGATACAGTAAAAATAACTATATAACACAATTTTACCTGACGCACAACTTACCGATAGCTAAGAAACGCAATGTTAAACGCGTACATGCGCCAGTTATCTCGCTGGTGTAGAAAATTGTGCGCCGCAATTACGGTTGCGTTTACGCAGATGGCACAAACTATTCCAATGGCGAAACTTTCTAGCCTGACGGCTAGGTAGGCGGTCAGCATCACGCACACTATCAGTCCATCCACTATCTGGCGCGAGCGTTCCTTTGGCGCGGGATTCACGCGGCCCAACTGTTCCCTGATACGCTGCTTGAGGGTTCGATAGAATCCATGCTCGTGAAACGTTAGCCTACAGTTGCGTGGTTG
Proteins encoded:
- the LOC120956570 gene encoding myosin heavy chain, muscle isoform X13, whose product is MPKPPVQVGEDPDPTEFLFVSLEQKRIDQSKPYDSKKACWVPEEKEGYVLGEIKATKGELVTVALPGGETKDFKKDLVSQVNPPKYEKCEDMSNLTYLNDASVLHNLRQRYYAKLIYTYSGLFCVVINPYKRYPLYTNRCAKMYRGKRRNEVPPHLFAVSDGAYVNMLTNHENQSMLITGESGAGKTENTKKVIAYFATIGASGKKDENAEKKGSLEDQVVQTNPVLEAFGNAKTVRNDNSSRFGKFIRIHFTGSGKLAGADIETYLLEKARVISQQTLERSYHIFYQIMSGSVKGLKEKCLLSNNIHDYHIVAQGKTTIPSVDDGEEMQITDEAFNVLGFTQEEKDNIYRITSAVMHMGRMQFKQKGREEQAEADGTEDGDRVAKLLGVGTDDLYKNLLKPRIKVGNEFVTKGQNKDQVTNSVGALCKGIFDRLFKWLVKKCNETLDTKQKRAQFIGVLDIAGFEIFDFNGFEQLCINFTNEKLQQFFNHHMFVLEQEEYKREGINWAFIDFGMDLLACIDLIEKPMGILSILEEESMFPKATDQTFAEKLMTNHLGKSAPFMKPRPPKPGIPAGHFAIGHYAGVVSYNITGWLEKNKDPLNDTVVDQFKKGSNALMVEIFADHPGQSADPAAAKGGRGKKGAGFATVSSSYKEQLNNLMTTLKSTQPHFVRCIIPNEMKTAGVVDAHLVMHQLTCNGVLEGIRICRKGFPNRMMYPDFKLRYKILCPQLIKEPCSPEKVTQIVLTHIQLPEEQFRMGKTKVFFRAGVLGQMEEFRDERLSKIMSWMQAWCRGYLSRKEFKKMQEQRVSLEIVQRNLRKYLKLRTWAWWKLWQKVKPLLNVSRVEDQIAKLEEKATKAQEAYEKEEKLRKELEALNSKLLAEKTALLDSLSGEKGALQEYQEKAAKLTAQKNDLENQLRDTQERLAQEEDARNQLFQTKKKLEQEIGSQKKDAEDLELQIQKIEQDKASKDHQIRNLNDEIAHQDELINKLNKEKKMQGEVNQKTAEELQAAEDKVNHLNKVKAKLEQTLDELEDSLEREKKLRGDVEKAKRKVEGDLKLTQEAVADLERNKKELEQTVLRKDKEISALSAKLEDEQSLVGKLQKQIKELQARIEELEEEVEAERQARAKAEKQRADLARELEELGERLEEAGGATSAQIELNKKREAELAKLRRDLEEANIQHEGTLANLRKKHNDAVAEMAEQVDQLNKLKTKAEHDRANMYNELNNTRTACDQLSREKAAQEKIAKQLQHTLNEVQSKLDETNRTLNDFDASKKKLSIENSDLLRQLEDAESQVSQLSKIKISLTQQLEDTKRLADEEARERATLLGKFRNLEHDLDNLREQVEEEAEGKGDIQRQLSKANAEAQLWRSKYESEGVARAEELEEAKRKLQARLAEAEETIESLNQKCIALEKTKQRLATEVEDLQLEVDRASSIANAAEKKQKAFDKIIGEWKLKVDDLAAELDASQKECRNYSTELFRLKGAYEEGQEQLEAVRRENKNLADEVKDLLDQIGEGGRNIHEIEKSRKRLEAEKDELQAALEEAEAALEQEENKVLRAQLELSQVRQEIDRRIQEKEEEFENTRKNHQRALDSMQASLEAEAKGKAEALRMKKKLEADINELEIALDHANKANAEAQKNIKRYQQQLKDVQSALEEEQRARDDAREQLGISERRANALQNELEESRTLLEQADRGRRQAEQELSDAHEQLNEVSAQNASIAAAKRKLESELQTLHSDLDELLNEAKNSEEKAKKAMVDAARLADELRAEQDHAQTQEKLRKALEQQIKELQVRLDEAESNALKGGKKAIQKLEQRVRELESELDSEQRRHADAQKNLRKSERRIKELTFQSEEDRKNHERMQDLVDKLQQKIKTYKRQIEEAEEIAALNLAKFRKAQQELEEAEERADIAEQAATKFRTKGGRAGSVQRGASPAPQRQPSAMPALAGLNLPTFDDHGF